The following are encoded together in the Bacteroidota bacterium genome:
- a CDS encoding DUF1987 domain-containing protein produces MTNVMEELIIKGTEYSPEVVFIPKNHQFKISGWSRPESPFKFYEQVFKWIDEEGNKYLNNETVNFQIDYFNTPSAKMIRHMFEKFDALCNSGIKINVNWYYDDIESKEEFEYEFAQGLKFPITYIANEQ; encoded by the coding sequence ATGACAAATGTAATGGAGGAATTGATTATAAAAGGCACTGAGTATTCTCCCGAAGTTGTTTTCATTCCTAAGAATCATCAGTTCAAAATCTCCGGCTGGTCGCGCCCCGAAAGCCCGTTCAAATTTTACGAGCAGGTATTTAAATGGATTGATGAGGAAGGGAATAAATATTTGAACAATGAAACAGTAAATTTCCAGATAGATTACTTCAACACGCCTTCTGCAAAAATGATTCGTCACATGTTTGAAAAGTTTGACGCGCTTTGCAACAGCGGCATTAAAATAAATGTGAACTGGTATTATGATGACATTGAATCGAAAGAAGAATTTGAGTACGAGTTTGCGCAGGGATTAAAATTTCCAATCACGTATATAGCCAACGAACAATAA
- a CDS encoding MarR family transcriptional regulator → MKLEEEIKQSKFKNEYHKLGVNIIYTANWLSHHHSRQCKEFEITPEQFNILRILRGQHPNPATVNLLIERMLNKMSNASRLVEKLRKKGLVERKISKEDRRACEVLITKKGLDLLKEMDIAEKEMIKLMSHLSDSDVKKANNILDKLRK, encoded by the coding sequence ATGAAATTAGAAGAGGAAATAAAGCAAAGTAAGTTTAAGAATGAATACCACAAGTTAGGAGTGAATATTATTTACACTGCCAACTGGCTCTCACATCATCACAGCAGGCAGTGTAAAGAGTTTGAAATTACTCCTGAGCAGTTCAACATCCTCAGAATTCTCCGCGGGCAACATCCGAACCCGGCAACGGTGAATCTTTTAATTGAGCGCATGCTGAATAAAATGTCAAACGCTTCGCGCCTGGTGGAGAAGTTGAGGAAGAAAGGATTGGTGGAAAGAAAAATTTCAAAAGAAGATAGAAGAGCTTGTGAAGTATTAATTACAAAGAAAGGATTGGACTTGCTGAAGGAAATGGATATTGCAGAAAAGGAAATGATTAAACTGATGTCGCACCTTTCGGATTCAGATGTAAAGAAAGCAAATAATATTTTAGATAAGTTGAGAAAGTAA
- the ygiD gene encoding 4,5-DOPA dioxygenase extradiol — protein MDRRKFIINSVIGTGAMVTLNSFMKDFADEKSAEKMPVLFVGHGNPMNAIEKNEYHNKWTELGKALPKPKAILVVSAHWLTKGTKVTAMEKPKTIHDFGGFPDELFAQQYPVKGSPEFAKETQSLITKTKVQSDFEWGLDHGTWSVLLPMFPNADIPVFQLSIDYSQPPQFHYELAKELSALRKKGVLIIGSGNIVHNLGMIDWGGKPYDWTIEFDAKIKQFIDEQNHSAIINYDKLGTIAKLAVPTNDHYLPLLYSLALQEKNENVSYFNEKCEMGSVSMRSLLIQ, from the coding sequence ATGGACAGAAGAAAATTCATCATCAATTCAGTAATCGGCACAGGCGCTATGGTAACACTCAATTCATTCATGAAAGATTTTGCAGACGAAAAATCTGCGGAGAAAATGCCTGTACTTTTTGTCGGGCACGGAAACCCCATGAATGCGATTGAGAAAAATGAGTATCACAACAAATGGACGGAACTGGGAAAAGCATTACCGAAACCTAAAGCGATTCTTGTTGTGTCGGCTCACTGGCTTACGAAAGGAACAAAAGTTACCGCGATGGAAAAACCAAAAACCATTCACGACTTTGGTGGATTCCCCGATGAACTTTTCGCGCAGCAATATCCCGTGAAAGGTTCGCCTGAGTTCGCAAAGGAAACACAGTCGCTTATTACGAAAACAAAAGTGCAATCTGATTTTGAATGGGGGCTCGACCACGGAACATGGAGCGTTTTACTGCCGATGTTTCCGAATGCCGATATTCCTGTTTTCCAACTGAGCATTGATTATTCGCAACCACCACAGTTTCATTATGAACTCGCCAAAGAACTTTCCGCGCTGAGAAAAAAAGGCGTGCTCATTATCGGGAGCGGAAACATCGTTCACAATCTCGGAATGATTGACTGGGGCGGGAAACCTTACGACTGGACGATTGAGTTCGATGCGAAGATCAAACAGTTCATTGACGAACAAAATCATTCTGCCATTATTAATTACGATAAACTCGGTACAATCGCAAAACTTGCGGTGCCCACCAACGACCATTACCTTCCTCTTCTCTACTCGCTGGCGCTGCAGGAGAAAAATGAAAATGTTTCTTACTTCAATGAAAAATGCGAGATGGGTTCCGTAAGCATGCGTTCACTTTTAATTCAATAA
- a CDS encoding pyruvate carboxylase — protein MEIKKILVANRGEIAIRVFRACFELGLKTVAIYTYEDRYSQHRYKADESYQVGRDDEALKPYLHIDEIVNIAKEKNVDAIHPGYGFLSENAEFARKCAENGIIFIGPKPEVMLALGDKISAKKIARQNNIPIIESSNKDLRDIKVALEEAKRIGYPLMLKATAGGGGRGMRVVRKSEDLEKVFDEARREAKNAFGDDTVFLEKFVENPKHIEVQIAADNFGHIVHLFERDCSVQRRYQKVVEVAPSFGLPEEVKKKLYNYALKICQAVKYNNVGTVEFLLDEKNHIYFIEVNPRIQVEHTVTEMVTGIDLVKTQIFVAGGYKLSDKQIKITSQDAIKTNGYAIQCRVTTEDPEQDFKPDYGTVITYRSPGGFGIRLDAGSVYQGATISPFFDSMLVKISAWSRTLDGACRKMHRALQEFRIRGVKTNIPFLENIINHKEFHDGKATVAFIEKHKGELFAFQKRLDRATRIVKFLGDTIVNGNPDVKLVDKTKKFPKPVVPEYNHYSKYPEGTKDLLTKLGPDKFSAWLKKEKKIHYTDTTFRDAHQSLLATRMRSFDMLRVAESFAKNHAQTFSMEVWGGATFDVCMRFLYENPWRRLMDIRKAVPNILLQMLIRGSNAVGYTAYPDNLVEKFIEKSWEHGIDIFRVFDSLNWLKAMEPSINTIRKKTKGIAEVSMCYTGEILDSSRTKYNLKYYLKLAKDIENAGAHILAIKDMAGLLKPYSAYELISELKQKIKIPIHLHTHDTSSLQSATYIKAVEAGVDVIDCALGGVSGLTSQPNFNSIVEMMKFHKRENRFDIESLNKFSNYWEDVREYYYPFESGLKASTAEVFYHEMPGGQYSNLVQQASGLGVGEKFEEIKKTYRDVNLLFGDIVKVTPSSKVVGDMTLFMISNGLTAKDVLEKGETLSFPESVQGFFKGDLGQPPGGFPKQLQKLVLKDKKPFTTRPNSQLKPVDFEKEFEEFKIKFKENDLGRPLYITDFLSYKMYPKVFEDTFKKWTEFGFVSRIPTKNFFYGMDLNEETIIDFAPGKSIIVKLLSIGPAKENGMRTVFFKVNGQTRNIEVLDRSLNIKKEENQKAESGNPKHLGAPLQGMLSKIFVKKGQKVKKNEPLFVIEAMKMETTVTAPVEFEIKNITLKEGVRVSADDLVVVVN, from the coding sequence ATGGAAATAAAAAAAATCCTCGTTGCCAACCGCGGTGAAATTGCCATTCGTGTTTTCCGCGCCTGCTTTGAACTCGGGCTGAAAACGGTTGCCATCTATACCTACGAAGACCGCTATTCTCAACACCGCTATAAGGCGGATGAATCTTATCAAGTCGGAAGAGATGATGAAGCGTTGAAACCATATTTACACATTGACGAAATCGTCAACATCGCGAAAGAAAAAAACGTGGACGCGATTCATCCCGGCTATGGTTTCCTCTCGGAGAACGCAGAGTTTGCGCGCAAATGCGCGGAGAACGGAATTATTTTCATCGGCCCGAAACCGGAAGTAATGCTTGCGCTGGGAGATAAAATTTCCGCAAAGAAAATCGCCCGGCAAAATAATATTCCAATCATTGAAAGCAGTAACAAAGATTTGAGGGATATAAAAGTTGCGCTCGAAGAAGCAAAGCGAATCGGATATCCGCTCATGCTGAAAGCGACTGCGGGGGGAGGCGGACGTGGAATGCGCGTGGTTCGCAAGTCAGAAGATTTAGAAAAAGTTTTTGATGAAGCAAGGCGTGAAGCGAAAAATGCCTTTGGCGATGATACTGTTTTCCTCGAAAAATTTGTGGAGAATCCCAAGCACATTGAAGTGCAGATTGCTGCCGATAATTTCGGGCACATCGTTCATCTCTTCGAGCGCGATTGTTCCGTTCAGCGAAGGTATCAGAAAGTAGTTGAAGTTGCGCCTTCGTTTGGATTGCCGGAAGAAGTGAAGAAAAAACTCTACAACTATGCTTTGAAAATCTGTCAGGCAGTTAAATATAATAACGTAGGAACAGTTGAATTTCTGCTGGATGAAAAAAATCATATTTATTTTATCGAAGTCAATCCAAGAATTCAGGTGGAGCATACTGTTACGGAAATGGTAACGGGAATTGATTTGGTGAAGACACAAATTTTCGTGGCGGGCGGATATAAACTCAGCGACAAGCAGATTAAAATCACTTCGCAGGACGCGATCAAAACAAACGGTTACGCGATTCAGTGTAGAGTTACAACTGAAGATCCTGAACAGGATTTCAAACCTGATTATGGAACTGTAATCACTTATCGCAGTCCGGGTGGATTTGGAATTCGTCTGGACGCGGGAAGTGTTTACCAGGGCGCAACGATTTCTCCGTTTTTTGATTCTATGCTCGTGAAAATTTCTGCGTGGTCGCGCACGCTCGATGGCGCCTGCCGGAAAATGCACCGCGCGTTGCAGGAGTTTCGCATTCGCGGAGTAAAAACAAATATTCCTTTCCTTGAAAATATTATCAATCACAAAGAGTTTCACGATGGAAAAGCAACCGTGGCTTTCATCGAAAAACATAAAGGAGAACTTTTTGCTTTCCAGAAAAGATTGGACAGGGCAACGCGCATTGTAAAATTTTTGGGAGATACGATTGTGAATGGAAATCCGGATGTAAAACTTGTAGACAAGACGAAAAAATTTCCCAAGCCGGTTGTCCCGGAATACAATCACTATTCAAAATATCCCGAAGGCACAAAAGATTTGCTGACGAAACTCGGCCCTGATAAATTTTCCGCGTGGCTGAAGAAAGAAAAGAAGATTCATTATACTGATACCACTTTTCGCGATGCACATCAGTCGCTTCTTGCAACAAGAATGCGTTCGTTTGATATGTTGCGCGTGGCGGAAAGTTTCGCAAAGAATCATGCACAAACTTTCAGCATGGAGGTTTGGGGCGGAGCAACGTTTGATGTGTGCATGCGTTTCCTCTACGAAAATCCATGGAGGAGATTGATGGACATCCGTAAGGCGGTTCCGAATATTCTTTTGCAAATGCTCATCCGCGGCTCGAATGCCGTAGGTTACACTGCTTATCCGGATAATCTCGTAGAAAAATTTATTGAAAAATCCTGGGAACACGGCATAGATATTTTCCGTGTGTTCGATTCGCTGAACTGGCTGAAGGCAATGGAGCCAAGCATTAATACGATTCGCAAAAAGACAAAAGGAATTGCCGAAGTTTCGATGTGCTATACGGGAGAAATTCTGGATTCATCGCGCACGAAATATAATCTCAAATATTATCTCAAACTCGCGAAGGATATTGAAAACGCAGGCGCCCACATTCTCGCGATAAAAGACATGGCCGGTTTGCTCAAGCCCTATTCCGCGTATGAATTGATTTCCGAGCTGAAACAGAAAATAAAAATTCCTATTCATCTTCACACGCACGATACTTCTTCGCTTCAATCGGCAACATATATTAAAGCAGTTGAAGCAGGAGTGGATGTGATTGATTGCGCACTCGGTGGAGTTTCCGGTTTAACTTCTCAGCCGAACTTTAATTCCATTGTTGAGATGATGAAGTTCCACAAACGCGAAAATAGATTTGATATTGAATCGCTGAATAAATTTTCCAACTACTGGGAAGATGTGCGTGAATATTATTATCCGTTCGAATCAGGATTAAAAGCAAGCACTGCGGAAGTTTTCTACCACGAAATGCCGGGCGGACAATATTCCAATCTTGTTCAGCAGGCGAGCGGACTTGGAGTAGGAGAGAAGTTTGAGGAAATTAAAAAGACATATCGCGATGTGAATCTTTTGTTCGGAGATATTGTAAAAGTAACTCCGAGTTCGAAAGTGGTGGGAGATATGACGCTCTTCATGATTTCCAATGGACTTACTGCAAAAGATGTTTTAGAAAAAGGAGAAACGCTTTCGTTCCCTGAATCGGTGCAGGGATTTTTCAAAGGAGATTTAGGACAACCTCCCGGAGGATTTCCAAAACAATTACAAAAATTAGTTCTGAAAGATAAAAAGCCATTTACCACCCGTCCGAATTCGCAACTCAAGCCGGTTGACTTTGAAAAAGAGTTTGAAGAATTCAAAATAAAATTTAAAGAAAACGATTTGGGCAGGCCGCTCTACATCACGGATTTTCTTTCCTATAAAATGTATCCGAAAGTTTTTGAAGATACTTTCAAAAAATGGACTGAGTTTGGATTCGTGTCGCGCATTCCAACGAAAAACTTTTTCTATGGCATGGATTTGAACGAAGAAACAATTATTGACTTCGCTCCGGGAAAATCAATCATTGTAAAACTTCTTTCAATCGGTCCGGCAAAAGAAAACGGAATGCGAACTGTCTTCTTCAAAGTGAACGGGCAAACCCGCAACATCGAAGTGCTTGACCGCTCGCTGAATATTAAAAAAGAAGAAAATCAGAAAGCAGAATCCGGCAATCCCAAACATTTGGGCGCGCCTTTACAGGGAATGCTTTCAAAAATTTTCGTGAAGAAAGGACAAAAGGTGAAAAAGAACGAACCGCTTTTCGTCATCGAGGCGATGAAGATGGAAACAACTGTTACTGCTCCAGTTGAGTTTGAAATCAAAAACATTACTCTGAAAGAAGGAGTCAGAGTAAGTGCGGATGACTTGGTGGTGGTTGTTAATTAA
- a CDS encoding YceI family protein, whose product MKNQNSGETISTAKQNVYDVDAKLSRLEWRGKKIGGEHSGIISLSSGKIYREDGKISGIFEIDIASISSTDLAGGWKEKLDGHLKSEDFFGVEKFPKATLEIMEAVPAGKEYRVNANLTIKGKTHPVEFSAGIKFEENTISAEGEVIIDRSKYDVRYGSKSFFANIGDKMIHDDFAVKFHIIATK is encoded by the coding sequence ATGAAAAATCAAAATTCAGGAGAAACAATCTCCACAGCAAAACAAAACGTGTATGATGTCGATGCAAAACTTAGCCGCCTCGAATGGAGGGGCAAAAAGATTGGAGGAGAACATTCAGGAATCATTTCTCTTTCCAGCGGAAAAATTTACAGGGAGGACGGAAAAATTTCCGGAATTTTTGAAATTGACATAGCGAGTATTTCCAGCACCGACCTTGCAGGAGGGTGGAAAGAAAAACTGGATGGGCATTTAAAGTCAGAAGATTTCTTTGGCGTGGAAAAATTTCCCAAAGCAACACTGGAGATTATGGAAGCAGTTCCTGCAGGGAAAGAGTATCGCGTGAACGCGAACTTAACCATCAAGGGAAAAACACATCCCGTGGAATTCAGCGCAGGAATTAAATTCGAAGAAAATACAATCTCAGCAGAAGGCGAAGTAATTATTGACCGTTCGAAATACGATGTACGTTACGGCTCTAAATCATTCTTCGCGAACATTGGCGATAAAATGATTCATGATGATTTTGCTGTGAAGTTTCATATCATTGCCACGAAATAA
- a CDS encoding pirin family protein, with amino-acid sequence MSVTIIPKEQQAHGAFDGGKILERKPIGFPQDGGKVRPYSTLFYWAHAWSEKGGLIGEHPHKGFEIMSFVLTGEIEHYDSKLKGWKKLKAGDVQIIRAGSGITHAEKVNGSASIFQIWFDPDLNKTLSQPASYNDYTGDSFPVFEDKESKAKVMVGGTQVIMDSKVDYIQEITFYVSEKNFPLKEDSVYSFFLLEGSLEVNGQKMSEGDYAIAKQETEMKFTFIEKNSRIFIIKTPLEPGFDTYAKMMGN; translated from the coding sequence ATGTCAGTCACCATCATTCCAAAAGAACAACAGGCACATGGCGCTTTCGATGGAGGAAAAATTCTCGAGCGCAAGCCCATTGGCTTTCCACAGGACGGAGGAAAAGTCCGCCCGTATTCAACATTATTTTACTGGGCGCATGCATGGAGTGAAAAAGGCGGATTGATTGGCGAACATCCACACAAAGGTTTTGAGATAATGTCCTTTGTTCTCACCGGAGAAATTGAGCATTACGACAGCAAACTGAAGGGATGGAAAAAATTAAAAGCAGGTGATGTGCAAATCATTCGTGCAGGAAGCGGTATTACTCATGCAGAGAAAGTAAACGGCTCAGCATCCATTTTCCAAATCTGGTTCGACCCGGATTTGAACAAAACTCTTTCCCAACCCGCTTCATACAATGATTACACGGGAGATAGTTTCCCTGTTTTTGAAGATAAAGAATCAAAAGCTAAAGTGATGGTGGGTGGAACACAAGTAATAATGGACAGCAAAGTAGATTACATCCAGGAAATTACTTTTTATGTTTCCGAAAAAAATTTTCCGCTGAAAGAAGATTCCGTTTATTCTTTTTTTCTTCTCGAAGGTTCGCTTGAAGTGAACGGACAAAAGATGAGTGAAGGGGATTATGCCATTGCAAAACAGGAAACAGAAATGAAATTTACTTTCATCGAAAAAAATTCCCGCATCTTCATTATCAAAACTCCGCTTGAACCGGGCTTTGATACCTATGCGAAAATGATGGGGAATTAA
- a CDS encoding DUF1987 domain-containing protein has product MEAIFIKATDVSPEVIFSPADKKFSISGWSRPESPSKFYAPIAKWIEEHGEKQLNGATINFKIEYFNTPSARVLREILDQLENLHKKGVKVGVNWYYDDESSKEEFEYEFAQGLTIPINFIEKN; this is encoded by the coding sequence ATGGAAGCCATTTTTATTAAAGCCACCGATGTTTCACCCGAAGTTATTTTCAGCCCTGCCGATAAAAAATTTTCAATCTCGGGATGGTCGCGCCCTGAAAGCCCGTCAAAGTTTTATGCTCCCATTGCAAAATGGATTGAGGAACATGGAGAAAAACAATTGAACGGTGCGACAATAAATTTCAAAATAGAATATTTCAATACGCCTTCCGCGCGCGTGCTCCGCGAAATCCTTGACCAATTGGAAAATCTTCATAAGAAAGGAGTGAAGGTAGGAGTGAATTGGTATTACGATGATGAAAGCTCCAAAGAAGAATTCGAATATGAATTTGCGCAGGGGCTGACAATTCCCATCAATTTCATAGAGAAGAATTAA